One window of the Cryptomeria japonica chromosome 7, Sugi_1.0, whole genome shotgun sequence genome contains the following:
- the LOC131857049 gene encoding probable 2' cyclic ADP-D-ribose synthase BdTIR: protein MPSAPTFVASSSGTKLLRYDIFINHCGQDVKHTLASKIYDSLDATGLKVFLDKDELDLADYFPKAIEEAIKSSSLHIAIFSEHYAQSPWCLAELFCMLQTPSKFMPIFYHVDPSDLRWAIEGKGIYKGAFSDYVEKKRYPSELQRWKQALQ, encoded by the exons atgccaTCTGCTCCTACTTTTGTTGCATCCTCGTCTGGAACCAAACTCTTGCGCTATGATATATTCATAAATCATTGTGGACAAGATGTCAAACACACTCTCGCCAGCAAGATCTACGATTCCTTAGATGCCACGGGATTGAAAGTATTTCTGGATAAAGATGAGTTGGATCTTGCGGATTACTTTCCCAAAGCCATAGAAGAAGCAATCAAAAGTTCTTCTCTTCATATCGCCATATTTTCTGAACATTATGCACAATCCCCCTGGTGTTTGGCCGAATTGTTTTGTATGCTACAAACCCCCAGCAAATTTATGCCCATTTTCTATCATGTTGATCCTTCTGATTTAAGATGGgcgattgaaggaaaaggaattTATAAAGGTGCCTTTTCTGATTATGTAGAGAAGAAAAG ATACCCTTCAGAACTGCAACGTTGGAAACAGGCACTCCAGTAA